CCTGAGCTATACGTCGGAACGGTATCGGCAAAGGTCAGAGACGAACTCTGGGCAGCTGTCACCGACTGCACAGGGGACGGACTCTCGGTAATGGTCTATCCGACCGACAACGAACAAGGCTTCACCGTGCGGATCTCCGGACACCGCCGCCGCCACCTGCGTGACTTCGACGGGCTCACGCTGGTCGCCTTCAGCTCACCACCCACAACGGGAAAACCAGATCACGAAATTGCAAAGCAGCTCTGAAAGTGGAGGTCGCGAAGGGTGCTCTCCGCGGGAGCGGAGGTGAGCCGAACGCCCCGCGCGTGGTGCTGTTGTTGTGGACCTCGGTGGTGCTCTCCGCGGGAGCGGAGGTGAGCCGATCGACAGCCACGACCTGGGCGAGAAACTGGGGTGCTCTCCGCGGGAGCGGAGGTGAGCCGACGAGCGTGCCGAGCTCGCGGAGGTACTTCAGTGCTCTCCGCGGGAGCGGAGGTGAGCCGGCTATCTACGATTCCGCGAACCTGGACGACGAGTGCTCTCCGCGGGAGCGGAGGTGAGCCGGGGGCGAGGCGCACTTGAGGTTCCGGGGCGTGGTGCTGTCCGCGGGAGCGGAGGTGAGCCGAGGTAACGGGAGGCGGTGGCCAAGTGCTTCTCGTGCTCTCCGCGGGAGCGGAGATGAGCCGCGCCGGGGCCGGTACAAGGCGCTTTCCGAGGCGTGCTCTCCGCAAGCGCGGAGAGCACAAGGTGGGCTGGGTTCCGGTCGTCGGCCGCGGCTGCTCACCTCCGCCTGCGCAGAGAGCACCGGGCAGCTGGACGGGAACAACCGGACCGGCCGGCTCACCTCCGCCTCCGCGGAGAG
This portion of the Streptomyces sp. 2114.4 genome encodes:
- the cas2e gene encoding type I-E CRISPR-associated endoribonuclease Cas2e translates to MPSMITLSVTAVPDHLRGALTRWLLEVTPELYVGTVSAKVRDELWAAVTDCTGDGLSVMVYPTDNEQGFTVRISGHRRRHLRDFDGLTLVAFSSPPTTGKPDHEIAKQL